One window from the genome of Myxococcus fulvus encodes:
- a CDS encoding sigma-70 family RNA polymerase sigma factor — protein MDEEIRRAREFESHRTHLRAVAYRMLGSVSEAEDAVQEAWLHVRRADTHEVVNPRGWLTTVVARVCLDFLRTRNSRREESEDLQGVSRLENVPAASDPEQESLMADSVGVALLVVLDALSPPERIAFVLHDMFSLSFDDIGPIVGRTSTATRQLASRARRRVHGAALSPDADLSRQRELVAAFHAAARGGDLDALLAVLDPDVVARTDARVLPAGATREVRGAASVARQATLASARARFTQLALIDGQVGLVIAPGGRLVSVLRFTVEGGRVVAIESIFDPERLRRLEVTVFPG, from the coding sequence ATGGACGAAGAAATTCGGCGAGCCAGGGAGTTCGAGTCCCATCGGACGCACCTTCGAGCCGTCGCGTACCGGATGCTGGGCTCGGTGAGCGAGGCGGAGGACGCGGTCCAGGAGGCCTGGCTCCATGTGCGTCGGGCGGACACCCACGAGGTGGTGAACCCCCGGGGCTGGCTGACGACGGTGGTGGCGCGGGTGTGCCTGGACTTCCTGCGCACCCGCAACTCCCGCCGTGAGGAGTCCGAGGACCTTCAGGGGGTCTCCCGGTTGGAGAATGTGCCCGCCGCGAGCGACCCCGAGCAGGAGTCGCTGATGGCGGACTCGGTGGGCGTGGCGCTGCTGGTGGTGCTGGACGCGCTCAGTCCTCCGGAGCGCATCGCCTTCGTGCTGCACGACATGTTCTCGCTGTCGTTCGACGACATCGGGCCCATCGTGGGACGCACGTCGACGGCGACGCGTCAGCTGGCCAGCCGGGCGCGGCGCCGCGTCCATGGGGCCGCGCTCTCTCCGGACGCGGACCTGAGCCGGCAGCGGGAGCTGGTCGCGGCCTTCCATGCGGCGGCGCGGGGAGGGGACCTGGACGCGCTGCTCGCCGTATTGGACCCGGACGTGGTGGCGCGCACGGATGCGCGGGTGTTGCCGGCCGGGGCGACGCGGGAGGTCCGGGGGGCGGCGTCGGTGGCGCGTCAGGCCACCCTCGCGTCGGCGCGCGCGCGCTTCACGCAGCTCGCGCTCATCGATGGACAGGTGGGACTGGTCATCGCTCCGGGGGGACGGCTGGTGTCCGTGCTGCGCTTCACCGTGGAGGGTGGGCGCGTGGTGGCCATCGAGTCCATCTTCGACCCCGAGCGCTTGAGGCGGCTCGAGGTGACGGTGTTCCCCGGCTGA